The DNA segment ATTCCCGCTTCACGAATGGCTGCCGGAGGCGATGGCCGGCCCTACAACAGTCAGCGCCTTAATCCACGCAGCTGCGATGGTTAAAGCCGGTGTATATTTAGTGGCTAGAGTCCTCCCAATCATCCATGAAGCATACATAGTTTTAGGTTACACGGAGATTCTCACATTCTTCCAGATTGTATCTTGGATTGGAATAGGAACAGCTTTCCTAGCTGCAACCATAGGCGTAGTGAAAAAAGAGATTAAGCAAGTATTAGCTTACTCTACTATAAGCCAGCTAGGTTACATGTTCGCTGCTTTAGGTGTGGCTGGAACTGTTGTTGAATCAGCAGCCGGGTATATAGCGGGTACGTTTCATCTTGTAGCTCACGCTATATTTAAAGCACTGCTCTTCTTAGCTGCTGGAAGCGTCCTCCACTCCACTAACACGAAGAGCATGTTTGAGATGGGTGGGATAAGAAAAGAGATGCCTTGGACCTATCGCACAATGCTGGTAGGTGTGTTATCATTATCAGGTATACCTTTCATCTTCGCTGGAGGGTGGAGTAAGGAAGCGATTTTAACAGCAGCTCTTCAAGCTGGTAACATACTATTATTCGCCTTAGCCGCTATAACCGCTGCTATAACCGTATTCTACAGTTTCAGAATGCTTGGAATCACTTTCTTCGGAAATAAAAGCAGTTACCTACAGGAAATGGAGAAGAAAGGGCATCATGTTCACGAATCACCTAAAGTTATGATCATACCTTTAATAATATTAGCGGCAGGCTCAATTTTGATAGGTGTTTCAACCGTCCCAGATTTCTTCGGTGTTCCAGGATGGGAGAGCGCTTTAACCATATTCTTCGAAGAATTAATTGGGCATCACACGGCTTCAGGGATCCCCGCTACTAACCCACTTGTTTTAACAGCTCTAGGCACAAGCATCGCGATGATATTCATCGGGTTTATACCAGCATACCTACTCTATATTAGACGTGATGGAAAACAGGATACACCCACGTTTAAACCATTATACACGTTTCTTGTTAACCGCTGGTATATCAACTCGTTCTACTACGCGTTCTTTGTAGACGGCTTTATCTGGGCTGCTAGAGGCGCATACAAGTATATTGAAGAATCTGGTATAGATAGATTCAACGATGTGCTAGCTAACGGTACTAGAGGATTCACTGAACGATTCAGAAAAACTCACACAGGCATACTAAGCTTGAACATGCTTGGAGTGCTTATAGGGATAATTGTAATATCCGCGGCTGCATTAGCCGTATTCCTACTAATTTAGGAGGATAATGAATATGCAACTACCTACACCTGCAGCTTCAAATTGGATGCTGTTATCTCTTCTCATCTTAATTATCGGCGCGCCTGTAGTATACCTATTCGGTAAAAAATTTGAGGCTAAAAGCGGCTGGCTTGCAACAGCAATCGGAGCTGTAGCTACAGTTATATTCATAGTGGTAGCAGGATCAAATGTTTTAGCTGGAACACCTTTATACGAGTTATATTCTTGGAACCCTGGGCTTTTAAGCTTAGACTTCGGATTATACGCTGACGGTTTAAGCACGCCGATAGCAGCGATCACAATGATTTTAACAACTTTCGCCACATTATACAGTGTCTCATATCTGAGAGAGGAGGAGAATAAACACTCTTATTTCGCTCTAATGCTTTTGTATATGACTGGCATGGTCGGAGTGATTCTCTCAACAAACCTGTTAGAATTCTTCGTATTCTGGGAGCTTATGTTAATCCCCTCCTGGGCTATGATCGTCAGATGGGGTACACCAGGTAAAGCGGCTAGAGCAGGTTTCAAATACTTCATGTTCACACAATTCGGGTCAATATGCATCCTTTTAGCTATAGGCGTTACCTGGTTTATTTCATTCCAAGCTGGTTCTCCAACTTTCAACATGTACGAGTTGACTGTAACCGCTTCATCTCTAGCAACTTTAGCTGTCCCCCTCTACCTTGTAGGGTTTTGTGTTAAAATGGCGATATTCCCCATTCACACATGGCTTCCGGAAGCGCACGGCGAGGCTCCAACTCCTGTATCAGCGATTCTTTCAGGAGTAATGATTGAAACCGCCGCTTATGGTATAATTAGAATACCGGTAAACGTTTTCGGATTCGTATTCACCGATGTAGTTTTATTTACAGCCGGCGGCTGGACTATAAACGTTTCCACTATAATAATGATCTTCGCAGTTATTACAATGATCTACGGTGGGGTGATGGCGCTAGCTCAAACAGATACTAAAAGACTCTTCGCATACTCCTCTGTAAGTCAAATGGGTTATATTCTCTTCGGCATATCCGCTGTCACACCTATAGGTTTAGCCGGAGCTTCTCTTCATATAGTGACTCATGCTTTTGGTAAAGGAACCCTCTTCATGATCGCTGGAATACTAATGACTCAAATAGGTCATGTGAATGGCAGGGATATAACTAAGCTTGGCGGTTTAGCTTCTAAAATGCCTATAACCGCTACAATCACTTTATTAGCGGGTTTAAGCATCGCTGGGACACCTCCACTAGCAGGATTCGCTAGTGAATGGCTTATATTCGCAGGGGCTGCCGCCGCACATCATGTAGTGCTTTTAATATTCGCAGTCGCTTCAACAGCAGTCACAGCTGGCTACATACTCTGGTTTATAAGAAGAGTCTTCTTCGGTCCGCTGCGTGACGACCTAGCTGAAGTAAAAGAAGCTCCTTGGACTATGCTACTCCCTGTAGCGCTTTTAGCCTTAGGGGCGGTATTAATAGGGATTTTCCCGAATATAATTCTAGATTATCTAATACCTATAGCACAATATATAGCGCCTTTAACGTGAGGTTGAATAAAAATGCTTGATTTAACTGTCTTAGTTTGGCTGTTACCGATTATACTCCCGCTTATAGGAGCTGTTCTAATACCATTAGTTCACCTACTGTTCAGTAAGCTTAAAGCTGAGCGTGCCACAGACTTCTTCGCAGCTTTCATGCTCGCAATCACATTATGGTCTGTTATAAACGTTTATCTAATGTTAACAAACCCTGCTATAACGCCTACAGGAGTTAAAACAATATTGATATTCGGTTCACCTACAATCGGAGGCACAGGCTTCGAAATCGATATATTCGGGTGGTTTATGAGCGTTGTCTTCGCTTCAATGGGTTTCATAGTTAGCATCTACAGCATAAAATACATGGATAAAGATAACGGCTTAGATAAATATTACGTTCTACTTCAAACGCTTGTCGCTGGAATGGTCGGCGTTGTCTACGCAGCGGATCTTTTCACATTATTCGTTTTCTGGGAGATTATGGCACTGTCAGGTTACAGTCTAGTATCCTTTAGAAAGAATAAATGGGAGCCTGTGGAAGCAGGCTATAAATATCTCATCATGAGCGCCTTCGGCTCCACGCTCGTATTGTTTTCAATATCGTACCTGTACGGTTTAACTGGAACACTTAACATAGCTTACTTGGGTTCAATAATATCCACAGCGACACCTACACCTCTACTATACCTTTTAATAGGAATGCTCGTAGCCGGGTTCGGTGTCACCGCTTCTATTGTACCCTTCCACTCATGGCTTCCAGACGCTCACCCAGCTGCACCTAGTGGGATCAGCGCTATGCTCAGTGGTGTTGTGATTAAAACCGGGGTTTACGCGATTCTACGAATAGGCACAATTATCTTCGCCCCTAGCATATGGAATTTCGGCGTCATCGTAGCAGGCTTCGCGGTTGTGACAATGTTTGTCGGAAACATTATGGCTCTTCTTCAAACAGATTTTAAACGTCTATTGGCCTTCTCAAGTATAGCTAATATAGGATATATTATAGCTGGTTTAGCGATAGTGTTCATAGGAGTGGATGCTACAGCTCAAACCGTAGCTTTAACCGGTAGCTTATTCCATCTACTTAACCATGCGATGGCTAAAGGACTCCTCTTCCTCGTCTCAGGGGCCTTCTTATATCAAGTTCACACTCGTGACCTAAATTTGTTGAAAGGCATCGGTAGAAAGATGCCTGTTACAGCGTTCTGCATGATTCTAGGAGTGCTTTCATTGATGGGCGTTCCCCCGCTACCAGGATTCTTCAGCAAATTCATGATTATCTGGGGTCAAGCAGCCACAGGAAATGCTGCCGCTATTACTTTAGCAGCTCTCACATTAGTTAACAGCGCGCTTTCAGTCGCGTATTATTTGAAAATCATATCAGTCACAGTTTTCTCAGAGCCATCTGAAAAAGTTGAAGCGGTTAAAGAATCTCATCCTGGAATGCTCATACCTATAGCGATACTGGCAGTCTCAATCTTCATACTAGGGGTTTGGAGCACTCCAATCGTAGATTTACTTCAACAGGTGGCAGCCTCTCTTCTAAACCCTGCTTCTTATATAGGGGCTGTTGTCCCATAAAAATTCACTAACACCCCTCCTTTTTTCAAAACTCTTACACAGGGAACTCTCCTTTAATTACCAATCCACTGTTACCGTCTACGAGAACTTTGAACAACTCACTTTTATATTTATAAACTATAAACCATACAGGAGCGTGCAGGTAAATAACGCTTTTAAACTCGAAACTGGTTTTAAAATCAATTATTCTATCAACTAAATCTAAAGCTAGCATTTTATGATGCGCTTCAATCTCCTGCTCAGCTATTTTTTTAGCGTTCACTTCATCTATCTCCGAGTTTAAAACACTGCAGTTAGCTGGTATCTTAAGATAGTTGAAAGGAACTCTTCTAGATAACGAGATTTCAAACTCTCTTATAGGAAAACTGCTCCCCTTTCTACCTAAAACCCGCCAATCATATTCTTTAACTATACTCCCCTTCTTTCTCACCGGCGGGTTTATGCGCTCAAATAATCCCTCGTAAAATGTCTCAGCTTTAACTGAAATTATCCAGAAAGGTAAGAATTTAAGCTCCTTTGATTCAATCCTTGATTTTTTAGCTAAATCCTTAGGTTTAAGGAATCCTTCTTTCATCCAATCTAATAATATACCGTCAATTTTATCTTCGCCATATTTTAAAGGTAGCATTGAATGATCGAGAATAAACGGTTTACTTACATCAAGTAACTGTGTGGCACCACAATATTTACATGTAATAATATTCTCCCCGCTTTCATATATGAGGGGAGCACCGCAATTACTGCAAACCACAGTCTTCGTGATAAAAGGCATATTACCTCAACTTTTAAAAATTAATCTACTTTAAATAATTAATGGCATTTAAATAAAACTGTTATCAATAATATTTAACGGTGTGTAGATGAATTTAAGCCAGTTAAAAATTAAGATGGGGCAGTCCCTTGCGTTAATAATAGTATTGGAGTTGATATTTGTTTTCGGCATAGTTTACGCTATCGACTTCTTCTTCGATGCATTATACTGGATTCCCGTATTTAACACAGGGTTGTATCTTCCCATACCAAGAGATATAATCTGGGGTTTTATCTCAGTTATTATATTTTTAACAGTTCAATGGATGCTAGGCTCCCCCTCAGTTGAATACGCTATGCACCCGCGTCCTCTGAGAAAAGGCGAGAACCCTTGGATTGAGAGCACCGTTGAAGAATTATCCGTTAAAGCCGGTGTTAAACCACCTAAAATAAAGATCGTGGACATGCAGGCCCCTAATGCTTTTGTTTACGGGCGGACTGTTGGAGGAGCCTCTCTGTGTTTAACAACCGGATTATTAAAATCGCTTAATAAAAACGAGATAAAAGCAGTTATAGGCCATGAAATCGGTCACTTAAAGCATAGAGACGTTATTATAATGACGTTAGCCTCAGGCGTTCCATTACTAGCGCTTCTAGTTTTGAGAGGAGGCTTATATACCGCTTACGGGATCGGTCGAACATCGCGCTCCAGTAGCCGAAGTGATGGCACAGCGTTAATGGTAGTGATACTAATCATAGTGGCAATCGCCTCCGCTATATTCTTCCTGTCACTTCTAGCAGTTAGAGGGCTTAGCAGGCTTCGAGAACACTACGCTGACGTTCACTCCGCCATATCTACAGGCGACCCGCACTCTATGCAAAGCGCTTTAGCTAAAATCACCTGGGGGCTATCTATAGCGCCTCCGAGTAACCGGGGTGAAGCGATGAGGAACCTTTACATCGCAGACGCCTCTCAAGCTAAGCTGGAAGTCGCATACGTAAGAGAGCATAAAGAGGAGTTTGACCTCGATAAAGACGGAGTTTTAGACGAGCAGGAACTGTTAATCGCTATGGAGAAGGAGGCTAAGAAGACGCGGCTGAGTGGTTTAAGCGCTAAATTTGCAACCCACCCCCCTACATATAAAAGAATCCTTCTCTTAAAGAAAATAGAGAAAGATCTAGCCTCTCTACCAGCAGATAAAATAGACATTAAAAAACTGATTTAAAATCAGATCCAGATCTCTCCAAGAATATAGCTTGCTGGTTGATTAACCCAATTATCACCATTATTTCTCTACCGTTCTCTGTTAAACTATAATTATTCCCAATTTTTTCAATTAAATTCTGTTTAATTAAAGCATTTAAATGATGATATAGAGATCCGCCTCTCTTACCCGACAGCTCCTGTATCTCTTTAGCAGATCTATCCCGCTCAGCTAGAGCGCAGAGAATTCTTATCCTGTCAATGTTTGAAAGCGCGGATAGATAATCCGCTATTCTCTCAAAAGTTTTTTCATTATCCCCAACTATATCCTCGCCGTCAAATTCTACAACAGTACTATACATTGGAATAGCCTGGTTTTGAAAAAATTTCACGGATGATAAAAATACAACGCCTTTCTGTAGTCTTCTTGAAACTGAAACACTTTCAAAAATAATCCTGTCAAGAGCGTCCTGTTTAACACTTTCATCATCTTTTATAATTTTATTTATGCTCTCCTTATCAGCTATAGGCTGCTGTTCAATTAATGTAACGAGTTTATCAAGCATTAACCTTAACCCTGTGACATCAATTTTCACACCTTCAAGACTTGTTAACTGTTTTTTAAGTGATTGTATCTCTTTTTCTACACTCTCCATATTTATTCCAACTGTATAGTTAATACATAAAAGTGTATTATCATAACATTATTATGTAATAATGTTACATATAAGCCTTTTTATCCAAAGAATTAATACATGAAATTGTATTAGTTGAATAAAAACCGACAAAAATCCTCTTTATAATAATTATATATTCTCCAATAACCGTATTTAATCAGCCTAAACTAATTTTATATAAAATCCGTAAACGATAGAGTTAAAAAATTTCCATGTATATAATAATATTTTAGTATGAATTTTTTAGGTGAAACACTTTGAGAAAGAGCGAAGGGCTATCCTCAGTTTTAGTTAAAATAAACGAGCGTTACAATATTTTAAAAGCATCCTACAATCAGCGTATGAGCGAGCTCTTCAACACGGCGAATGAGTTAGACTCAAACACGGGTGAAAGCGCTATTAAACTAGCCGCCCTGCTTCAACATAAAATCTACCTGTGCTCAGAGATAATAATGCAATTCCAAAACTGGCTGGACGACGTTCAAAGCCTCGAAGTAATCGACGATATAGATAAGAAACTAAAAATTTTGCATTCACATATAAGAAACGAGGTTAACAAATTAGATGAGCTTCAAATTCTAGTGAAAGACTATTTTAAAACTCATATGAAAGAAAACAATCTTAACAGTGAAGTTCAGAAAAACCTTAAAAACAAGATCAAAATGTTAGCTGAATCTAAAAATGAAACTAATAAACAGCTAGAGGAAGTTTACTATCTAATTTTCAATAAGAAAAACCTGCTGGCCAGTCTATCAGAATATGTTTAACTTCTTTCTCCTACTAGTTTTCACCATTTTTTAAAACACCCTCTTCGATAAAGATTAAATATTTAAATATAACAATTGTAAAACGTTATGAAAGTTAATTATCATTGAATGGGCGGAGCGGATATGCTTAAACCAGTTAATATGAGTAAATTTACAGTTATAGCGTTAGATGAATACGTGGATGATGTAATAAGACTGCTTGGTAATCTTGGTATAGCTCAATTAGATAACGTTGGGGAGAAAATAGCAAATTACAACGGGCTTATTCAACCTGTTGAACCAGGAGACTACTATTATCGGGTTTCCGCGCTTCTATCTCAAGTTGAAGGCTTGATAGGTGATCTCGGAGTTCAAGAAATAGCTGAGGTTAAAGAAAAAAAGAAGCATGAGAGATTAATTGAGGAAGAGCTGGAGAAAATAGAGGATGAAGTTAAAAAAATAGAGCATGAGTATCTTACGCTATCAAAAGAATACGATTCATTAAAAGATAAAGCCCCGCTCACATTAGAAGAAGAGAAGAGGCTAGCAGAGCTGGAGGAGAATAAAGTCGATCTTAAAAAAAGAGTGGCTGAGAGGCTTTTAACTTTTAGAGAGATTCTGCAAATAGAGCAACGGGTAGAGGAGGCTAAAAGTCTAGCAGGTAGAACTGATCGATCCTTTATATTCGAAGGCTGGGTTGAAGAGAAAAAAGTCAAAGAGCTTCAAGCTGCTTTATTAAAAGTGACAAATAATAGTTGCATTCTTAAAGTAGAAGCACCTAAAAAAGAAGATAACCCCCCTGTTCTAATAGAGAATCCTAAACTTCTTAAACCTCTTCAATTTCTCACAGTGGGGTTCTCTGTTCCATCATATAAAGAAATCGATCCAACATTGTTAATGTCAATAACATTCCCAATATTCTTCGGTATGATGTTCGCTGATATAGGCCACGGGTTAATTCTATTAGTTCCTTCTCTTCTAGGTTTCATAGCTTTAAAACGCGGTCAACCTAATTTCGGTGGAATGATTGGATGGTGGGTTAAAGGCTCACCCTTATTAATCGCCTCATCTATCTCCTCTATTTTCTTCGGTATGTTATTTGGTGAAATGCTAGGGTTCTCCATAGTAGCTGAACCTTGGTATATCGCAATCTCACCCTACCTATTATTTTTAAGACAGGCGCTTATAGGATTATTCGTTTTATTCGACTATGACGGTGGAATTAAAATATTAACCGATCCCAGCTACGTTAACCCTGCTACAGGCGTAGCTGAATACTCTCCTCTACCTGGTGAATTATGGGTTGACCCGGTGACAGGTAGAGAGCATTTCAGTGGCCCTATTTTATTCAGCCCCTTCGAGCACCCATTCCTATTATTCGCTTTATCCATAATGATCGGCGTCCTCCATCTTCTAATAGGATTATTTTTAGGTGTCATAAACAGTATTAGGAAAGGTAAAATATTAGAGGGGATCGTCGACCGCGGATTCTGGATATGGTTCTATATAGGCTTAGTATACTTGGCTTTTAACAGAGGCGTCACATTCACAAACTGGTTTGCTACATTCAGTTTAACAGATCCTTCATTCTATTTATTCGCTATGCCCTTTGCAGGATTAATTCTAGGTAAGCTAGTAGTTCACCGAAATATAATGGAGGGTTTCATAGGAACGTTTGAAGTTATGGTCGCATCTATCTCTAACACTATATCATATACTCGTATTCTAGCTTTAAATCAAGTTCACGCCGGGTTTAGCAAGACTTTCCTAAACCTTGGCACCTCGCCCGTCTACAATCCGATATTACACGAATACCTACCCGCCTCTGAAGTAGGTTTTATAGTTTTCCAGCCTACACTATACTACGTCATGTTCATTGTGACGCAGATCGGATTAGTGATGTTCTTAGAAGGCTTATTAACATTCATAAACACGCTCAGGTTGCACTGGGTTGAATGGTTCCTTAAATTCTATGAGGGAGGGGGATCTGAGTTTAAACCCTTTAAGATAAGCAGATTTTATACCGTTAACTAAAGGGAGTGCAACAGTTGAGGTTACTTAATGAAAAAAACGAGGGGAAAGCTGAATCCCCCCCTTCTTACGGAAGCATATTCAAGTATCTGGGCATAGGATTCGATATAATCATATTCGCTATAGTAGGCTGGATTGTAGCTAAATCCTTAGG comes from the Candidatus Odinarchaeum yellowstonii genome and includes:
- a CDS encoding NADH-quinone oxidoreductase subunit L, producing the protein MFPFAPWLWVIPMIGAVLIPVVNRIGGAVRDYFAIAVGAITMLFALSIIPDIINGYDWFTGVALANFPTPGAHGDWSIPWIAGFLNMGVLIDPLSVFMVNIASGIGFLILVYSLGYMHHDPDKMRYWFFMLFFIGGMDLLVLADNLLMTFIGWEIVGLCSYALIGFWHKKTGPSPDPRYKTEGEYNAACGMKAFITTRVGDVALLIAIVIIFTYAGTFNYLELAEGGFGWVTALANGGLLLPALILLFGGPVGKSAQFPLHEWLPEAMAGPTTVSALIHAAAMVKAGVYLVARVLPIIHEAYIVLGYTEILTFFQIVSWIGIGTAFLAATIGVVKKEIKQVLAYSTISQLGYMFAALGVAGTVVESAAGYIAGTFHLVAHAIFKALLFLAAGSVLHSTNTKSMFEMGGIRKEMPWTYRTMLVGVLSLSGIPFIFAGGWSKEAILTAALQAGNILLFALAAITAAITVFYSFRMLGITFFGNKSSYLQEMEKKGHHVHESPKVMIIPLIILAAGSILIGVSTVPDFFGVPGWESALTIFFEELIGHHTASGIPATNPLVLTALGTSIAMIFIGFIPAYLLYIRRDGKQDTPTFKPLYTFLVNRWYINSFYYAFFVDGFIWAARGAYKYIEESGIDRFNDVLANGTRGFTERFRKTHTGILSLNMLGVLIGIIVISAAALAVFLLI
- a CDS encoding winged helix-turn-helix domain-containing protein, which encodes MESVEKEIQSLKKQLTSLEGVKIDVTGLRLMLDKLVTLIEQQPIADKESINKIIKDDESVKQDALDRIIFESVSVSRRLQKGVVFLSSVKFFQNQAIPMYSTVVEFDGEDIVGDNEKTFERIADYLSALSNIDRIRILCALAERDRSAKEIQELSGKRGGSLYHHLNALIKQNLIEKIGNNYSLTENGREIMVIIGLINQQAIFLERSGSDFKSVF
- a CDS encoding cation:proton antiporter (subunit D of antiporter complex involved in resistance to high concentrations of Na+, K+, Li+ and/or alkali; contains an oxidoreductase domain; catalyzes the transfer of electrons from NADH to ubiquinone); this encodes MLDLTVLVWLLPIILPLIGAVLIPLVHLLFSKLKAERATDFFAAFMLAITLWSVINVYLMLTNPAITPTGVKTILIFGSPTIGGTGFEIDIFGWFMSVVFASMGFIVSIYSIKYMDKDNGLDKYYVLLQTLVAGMVGVVYAADLFTLFVFWEIMALSGYSLVSFRKNKWEPVEAGYKYLIMSAFGSTLVLFSISYLYGLTGTLNIAYLGSIISTATPTPLLYLLIGMLVAGFGVTASIVPFHSWLPDAHPAAPSGISAMLSGVVIKTGVYAILRIGTIIFAPSIWNFGVIVAGFAVVTMFVGNIMALLQTDFKRLLAFSSIANIGYIIAGLAIVFIGVDATAQTVALTGSLFHLLNHAMAKGLLFLVSGAFLYQVHTRDLNLLKGIGRKMPVTAFCMILGVLSLMGVPPLPGFFSKFMIIWGQAATGNAAAITLAALTLVNSALSVAYYLKIISVTVFSEPSEKVEAVKESHPGMLIPIAILAVSIFILGVWSTPIVDLLQQVAASLLNPASYIGAVVP
- a CDS encoding NADH-quinone oxidoreductase subunit M, producing MQLPTPAASNWMLLSLLILIIGAPVVYLFGKKFEAKSGWLATAIGAVATVIFIVVAGSNVLAGTPLYELYSWNPGLLSLDFGLYADGLSTPIAAITMILTTFATLYSVSYLREEENKHSYFALMLLYMTGMVGVILSTNLLEFFVFWELMLIPSWAMIVRWGTPGKAARAGFKYFMFTQFGSICILLAIGVTWFISFQAGSPTFNMYELTVTASSLATLAVPLYLVGFCVKMAIFPIHTWLPEAHGEAPTPVSAILSGVMIETAAYGIIRIPVNVFGFVFTDVVLFTAGGWTINVSTIIMIFAVITMIYGGVMALAQTDTKRLFAYSSVSQMGYILFGISAVTPIGLAGASLHIVTHAFGKGTLFMIAGILMTQIGHVNGRDITKLGGLASKMPITATITLLAGLSIAGTPPLAGFASEWLIFAGAAAAHHVVLLIFAVASTAVTAGYILWFIRRVFFGPLRDDLAEVKEAPWTMLLPVALLALGAVLIGIFPNIILDYLIPIAQYIAPLT
- a CDS encoding M48 family metalloprotease is translated as MNLSQLKIKMGQSLALIIVLELIFVFGIVYAIDFFFDALYWIPVFNTGLYLPIPRDIIWGFISVIIFLTVQWMLGSPSVEYAMHPRPLRKGENPWIESTVEELSVKAGVKPPKIKIVDMQAPNAFVYGRTVGGASLCLTTGLLKSLNKNEIKAVIGHEIGHLKHRDVIIMTLASGVPLLALLVLRGGLYTAYGIGRTSRSSSRSDGTALMVVILIIVAIASAIFFLSLLAVRGLSRLREHYADVHSAISTGDPHSMQSALAKITWGLSIAPPSNRGEAMRNLYIADASQAKLEVAYVREHKEEFDLDKDGVLDEQELLIAMEKEAKKTRLSGLSAKFATHPPTYKRILLLKKIEKDLASLPADKIDIKKLI